From a region of the Streptomyces caniferus genome:
- a CDS encoding Y4yA family PLP-dependent enzyme — protein MAVSDPRTATVPTLPAHADPDTGRVLDSGLLHELSHAFGGPFHFLLPHRFDAHLAAFRAALRDAGVEGRVYYAKKANKAAVWMERCAAHGAGVDVASAPELREALGHGVRGESIVVTGPAKSDELLRLAVLQGCLIAVDALDELDLLITLALTGAVRPARLLLRRLPPAQRHSRFGMDAAEVAAAMDRCVTAGDAVRMEGFSFHLSGYATRPRAALAAELVDLCLRARVLGLQADRISIGGGFAVDYSSAEDWHGFLADQRPEHYHARKAFRTGDFYPYHSPVAGADALRAVLAAVPEGGRAGLAARLRETGTLLMMEPGRALLDRAGASVFRVQGVKDRGGYRIVTVDGTSLSLSEQWFNSEYLPDPYLVTPAGRAGGSEIHPACVAGASCLESDLLTWRKVPFPARPRVGDLLVYPNTAGYQMDSNESPFHDLPLPPKVVLDRLDGRPRWRLDRRPAC, from the coding sequence GTGGCAGTGAGCGACCCGCGCACCGCGACGGTGCCGACCCTGCCCGCCCATGCCGATCCCGACACCGGTCGCGTCCTGGACAGCGGACTGCTGCACGAGCTGTCCCACGCCTTCGGCGGCCCCTTCCACTTCCTGCTGCCGCACCGCTTCGACGCCCACCTCGCCGCCTTCCGCGCCGCGCTGCGCGATGCCGGGGTGGAGGGGCGGGTGTACTACGCGAAGAAGGCCAACAAGGCAGCGGTGTGGATGGAACGCTGCGCCGCCCACGGCGCGGGCGTGGACGTCGCCAGCGCACCGGAACTGCGCGAGGCCCTCGGCCACGGGGTACGCGGCGAGAGCATCGTCGTCACCGGTCCGGCGAAGAGCGACGAACTGCTGCGGCTGGCCGTCCTCCAGGGGTGTCTGATCGCCGTGGACGCCCTCGACGAACTCGACCTGCTCATCACACTCGCCCTGACCGGCGCCGTACGCCCCGCCCGGCTGCTGCTGCGCCGGCTCCCCCCGGCGCAGCGGCACAGCCGGTTCGGCATGGACGCCGCAGAGGTGGCGGCGGCCATGGACCGCTGTGTCACCGCCGGGGACGCCGTACGGATGGAGGGCTTCAGCTTCCACCTGTCCGGCTACGCCACCCGGCCGCGCGCCGCTCTCGCGGCGGAACTCGTCGACCTGTGCCTGCGAGCGCGCGTCCTGGGACTGCAGGCGGACCGGATCAGCATCGGCGGCGGTTTCGCCGTCGACTACAGCTCCGCGGAGGACTGGCACGGCTTCCTCGCCGACCAGCGGCCCGAGCACTACCACGCACGCAAGGCGTTCCGGACCGGGGACTTCTACCCGTACCACTCCCCCGTCGCCGGAGCCGATGCGCTGCGCGCCGTCCTGGCCGCCGTCCCCGAGGGCGGCCGCGCCGGCCTGGCCGCACGGCTCAGGGAGACCGGGACGCTCCTGATGATGGAGCCCGGCCGCGCCCTGCTCGACCGGGCGGGGGCGTCGGTCTTCCGCGTCCAGGGGGTCAAGGACCGGGGCGGCTACCGGATCGTCACCGTCGACGGCACCAGCCTGAGCCTGTCCGAGCAGTGGTTCAACAGCGAGTACCTCCCCGACCCGTACCTGGTGACGCCGGCCGGGCGGGCCGGCGGCAGTGAGATCCACCCGGCATGTGTGGCAGGCGCGTCCTGCCTGGAGTCGGACCTGCTCACCTGGCGCAAGGTCCCCTTCCCCGCCCGCCCCCGGGTCGGCGACCTGCTGGTCTACCCGAACACGGCCGGGTACCAGATGGACTCCAACGAGTCGCCGTTCCACGACCTGCCGCTGCCGCCCAAGGTCGTACTCGACCGCCTGGACGGCCGCCCGCGCTGGCGCCTCGACCGCCGTCCCGCCTGCTGA
- a CDS encoding ABC transporter permease, protein MTAVVVPGPRPARPRTRILLPVVPAVLLVLLAMTGPLLAAHPVDKPVTAPYGTAGTDTALGGDQLGRDVLSRLLHGGSALIGSALIVAAVVTLLATLLGCFAVLGPRLGRLVERAADTAILLPPVLGIMLLALAWPGGGRLAISVAAIALGTPYAVRIVASAAAPLATSGFVEAATASGERLGHLALREILPNLRATVLALFGLRFVDAVYVIAMAGFLQLGPQPPEADWALMIRENGPGILLNPWAVVAPGLAIGLLAISVNLAANALAPATARRAALR, encoded by the coding sequence ATGACCGCCGTCGTGGTCCCCGGCCCGCGGCCCGCGCGCCCCCGGACCCGGATCCTGCTGCCCGTCGTCCCCGCCGTCCTGCTCGTCCTGCTGGCGATGACGGGTCCGCTGCTGGCCGCGCACCCCGTCGACAAGCCCGTCACCGCGCCCTACGGCACGGCGGGCACGGACACCGCCCTGGGCGGGGACCAGCTCGGCCGCGACGTCCTCAGCCGCCTGCTGCACGGCGGCAGCGCCCTGATCGGCAGCGCCCTGATCGTCGCCGCCGTCGTCACCCTCCTGGCCACCCTGCTCGGCTGCTTCGCGGTCCTCGGTCCCCGGCTCGGACGCCTCGTCGAACGCGCCGCGGACACCGCCATCCTGCTGCCACCGGTCCTGGGCATCATGCTCCTCGCCCTGGCCTGGCCCGGCGGCGGGCGGCTCGCGATCTCCGTGGCCGCCATCGCCCTGGGCACCCCGTACGCCGTGCGCATCGTCGCCAGCGCCGCCGCGCCCCTGGCCACCAGCGGATTCGTCGAAGCGGCCACCGCGAGCGGCGAGCGCCTCGGGCATCTGGCCCTGCGGGAGATCCTGCCCAACCTCCGTGCCACCGTCCTGGCCCTGTTCGGCCTGCGCTTCGTCGACGCCGTCTATGTCATCGCCATGGCCGGCTTCCTCCAGCTCGGCCCCCAACCGCCCGAAGCCGACTGGGCACTGATGATCCGCGAGAACGGGCCCGGCATCCTCCTCAACCCCTGGGCCGTCGTCGCCCCCGGCCTCGCCATCGGTCTGCTCGCGATCAGCGTCAACCTCGCCGCCAACGCCCTGGCACCCGCGACCGCACGGAGGGCCGCCCTGCGATGA
- a CDS encoding ornithine cyclodeaminase family protein: MTETTVAGSTESITADDTTLRVLSTSDLAGIDITLTDVVTTVEGAYRTLAAGQSDNPRKLTVKPGDGHSVSYAMLGRDGSRNVVAIKTSYKHGLDKARDEQHYYTALTLYDDVTGLPVAMMDCGRIGSLRTPAVSALLARECARPGARSALVIGTGTQGRLALPFLLTTLPDLDRLMVFGTHSDGIAAVREQVRAHFPDRDVEIVTDLRAAAAESDVLVATAGGHTPAAVEADWLRPGALSILVGHGLAPSTLHRADRVVATSAAQMKVTGTDMADGDGNFPAVDTEFPPVLAGTAPGRRSARERVFAYNSGLVVTDIALGHRFAQLALDQGLGVRVPLWQ, from the coding sequence ATGACCGAGACCACTGTGGCCGGCTCCACCGAGTCCATAACCGCCGACGACACGACCCTGCGGGTGCTCTCCACCAGCGACCTGGCCGGCATCGACATCACCCTCACCGACGTCGTGACCACGGTCGAGGGCGCCTACCGCACACTGGCCGCGGGCCAGTCGGACAACCCCCGCAAACTGACCGTCAAGCCCGGGGACGGGCACTCCGTCTCCTACGCGATGCTCGGCCGGGACGGGTCCCGCAACGTCGTCGCGATCAAGACCTCCTACAAGCACGGACTCGACAAGGCGCGCGACGAGCAGCACTACTACACCGCGCTCACCCTCTACGACGACGTCACGGGTCTGCCCGTCGCGATGATGGACTGCGGCCGCATCGGCTCGCTGCGCACCCCGGCCGTCTCCGCCCTCCTGGCCCGCGAATGCGCCCGGCCCGGCGCCCGCAGCGCGCTGGTCATCGGCACCGGAACCCAGGGGCGCCTGGCGCTGCCCTTCCTGCTGACGACGCTCCCGGACCTGGACCGTCTGATGGTCTTCGGCACCCACTCCGACGGCATCGCCGCCGTACGCGAGCAGGTGCGCGCCCACTTCCCCGACCGGGACGTGGAGATCGTCACCGACCTGCGGGCCGCCGCGGCCGAGTCCGACGTCCTCGTCGCCACCGCCGGCGGACACACCCCCGCCGCCGTCGAGGCCGACTGGCTGCGGCCCGGTGCGCTCTCGATCCTGGTGGGCCACGGACTGGCGCCGTCCACCCTGCACCGCGCCGATCGCGTCGTGGCCACCAGCGCGGCACAAATGAAGGTCACCGGCACCGACATGGCCGACGGGGACGGTAATTTCCCGGCCGTGGACACCGAGTTCCCGCCCGTCCTCGCGGGCACCGCACCCGGCCGCCGCTCGGCGCGGGAACGCGTCTTCGCCTACAACAGCGGACTCGTCGTCACCGATATCGCGCTGGGCCACCGCTTCGCCCAACTCGCCCTCGACCAGGGGCTGGGAGTGCGGGTGCCGCTGTGGCAGTGA
- a CDS encoding MATE family efflux transporter, producing MPAMQLTTLLRDSRALAALAVPLILTQLAQVALTTTDTVMMGLLGTADLAAGGLAIVLFNQLRTMGVGLVTSVGNQIAAASARAEGAQKAEAAADVRQGGDEVRALVRAGLTVATLAGIAGAVLMLLIGRALGLLGQDAGVVQRAQTMLLALAPGLLPCLWFQAIRQFTVGMRRPQALLRITLASVAVNAGLNWALIHGTGGLPRLGLPGVGVATSVVHLLSCLALYLSAKRDPALGPLLSLNLLKADRPTVRRLVRLGVPIAATYGSEAGFFSVTALMAGSFGSAALAAHTAVNQLVYIVFQVAVGLSHAASLNVSRELALGRTDTALRIKNTALACAGAVMVVVGLLYVTLPGLVLSPFFDTDSPADAEAVTLATRLLLVIMVLQFFDCAQNIGIGLLRGLDDTKSGFRITLIGYWAIGLPAAWLLGYAAALHTLGIWLGLLTGLAATAVLLLRRYSASLRTRFAAQQTVPAA from the coding sequence ATGCCCGCCATGCAGCTGACCACCCTCCTCCGCGACAGCCGTGCCCTGGCCGCCCTCGCCGTCCCGCTCATCCTCACCCAGCTCGCACAGGTGGCCCTGACCACCACCGACACCGTGATGATGGGCCTGCTCGGCACCGCCGACCTCGCGGCGGGAGGGCTGGCCATCGTCCTCTTCAACCAGTTGCGCACCATGGGCGTCGGCCTGGTCACCTCCGTCGGCAACCAGATCGCGGCCGCCTCCGCACGGGCCGAGGGCGCCCAGAAGGCCGAGGCCGCCGCCGACGTACGGCAGGGCGGCGACGAAGTCCGCGCGCTCGTCCGCGCCGGCCTCACCGTCGCCACCCTCGCCGGTATCGCCGGGGCCGTGCTCATGCTGCTCATCGGCCGGGCCCTGGGCCTGCTCGGGCAGGACGCCGGTGTCGTCCAGCGCGCCCAGACCATGCTGCTGGCCCTCGCCCCGGGCCTGCTGCCCTGCCTGTGGTTCCAGGCGATCCGTCAGTTCACCGTCGGCATGCGCCGCCCGCAGGCCCTGCTGCGGATCACCCTCGCCTCCGTTGCGGTCAACGCCGGCCTCAACTGGGCCCTCATCCATGGCACAGGGGGGCTGCCCAGGCTCGGACTGCCGGGCGTCGGCGTGGCCACCTCCGTCGTCCACCTGCTGTCCTGCCTGGCCCTCTACCTGTCGGCGAAGCGCGACCCGGCCCTGGGCCCGCTCCTCAGCCTCAACCTCCTCAAGGCCGACCGCCCCACCGTCCGCCGTCTGGTCCGGCTCGGCGTACCGATCGCCGCGACCTACGGCTCCGAGGCCGGCTTCTTCTCCGTCACCGCCCTGATGGCGGGCTCCTTCGGCAGCGCCGCGCTGGCCGCGCACACCGCCGTCAACCAGCTCGTCTACATCGTCTTCCAGGTCGCCGTCGGCCTCTCCCACGCGGCGTCCCTCAACGTCAGCCGTGAACTCGCCCTCGGCCGCACCGACACCGCACTGCGCATCAAGAACACCGCGCTGGCCTGCGCCGGCGCCGTGATGGTCGTCGTGGGCCTGCTCTACGTCACTCTGCCCGGGCTGGTGCTGAGCCCGTTCTTCGACACCGACAGCCCCGCCGACGCCGAGGCCGTCACCCTCGCCACCCGCCTGCTCCTCGTCATCATGGTCCTGCAGTTCTTCGACTGCGCCCAGAACATCGGCATCGGGCTCCTGCGCGGCCTCGACGACACCAAGAGCGGATTCCGCATCACCCTCATCGGCTACTGGGCCATCGGCCTCCCCGCCGCCTGGCTCCTCGGCTACGCCGCCGCCCTCCACACCCTCGGCATCTGGCTCGGCCTCCTCACCGGCCTCGCCGCCACCGCCGTCCTGCTCCTGCGCCGCTACAGCGCCTCCCTGCGCACCCGGTTCGCCGCCCAGCAGACGGTGCCGGCGGCGTGA
- a CDS encoding TauD/TfdA family dioxygenase: MSTGAPVRRLDTTSAEELCRAAEKILTECGTSAASPELLARVAESAGDLNERIRHELRPVDTDDGLFVLRGLAVDDTAIGATPAGWATAGDSGALHDIVLLLLATVMGNPLAWEGQQDGRFVHNIVPAPGHETAQTGASSTVLLSPHTEDAFHPGRAHLLMLGCMRNRDNIATTAASIRHVRLDEADIALLTRPLLPILPDDAYAEAQGFDGGEPPCVPTLFHAEDGLTLRFDPAYTPVDEAPPAHRAAYRRLAAELARVSRAVSLSPGEVLVVDNDLVVHGRVPFAPRYDGTDRWLKRASVRVPARRTRPLTEEHEHGYGQAAVEAHAA; this comes from the coding sequence ATGAGCACGGGAGCACCTGTCCGCCGGCTCGATACCACCAGCGCCGAAGAACTGTGCCGGGCCGCCGAGAAGATCCTCACCGAGTGCGGCACCTCGGCCGCTTCACCCGAACTCCTCGCCCGTGTCGCCGAGTCCGCCGGCGATCTGAACGAGCGGATCCGCCACGAACTGCGCCCCGTCGACACGGACGACGGCCTCTTCGTCCTGCGCGGCCTGGCGGTCGACGACACCGCGATAGGCGCCACGCCCGCCGGCTGGGCCACCGCCGGCGACAGCGGAGCCCTCCACGACATCGTCCTGCTCCTCCTCGCCACGGTCATGGGCAACCCCCTCGCCTGGGAGGGACAGCAGGACGGCCGTTTCGTGCACAACATCGTCCCCGCTCCCGGGCACGAGACCGCACAGACCGGCGCCAGCAGCACCGTGCTGCTCAGCCCGCACACCGAGGACGCCTTCCACCCCGGCCGCGCACACCTGCTGATGCTCGGCTGTATGCGCAACCGCGACAACATCGCCACCACCGCGGCCAGCATCCGCCACGTCAGGCTCGACGAGGCCGATATCGCCCTGCTGACCCGCCCGTTGCTGCCGATCCTCCCCGACGACGCCTACGCCGAGGCGCAGGGCTTCGACGGCGGGGAGCCGCCGTGCGTGCCGACGCTCTTCCACGCCGAGGACGGCCTGACCCTCCGCTTCGACCCGGCCTACACCCCCGTCGACGAGGCCCCGCCCGCCCACCGGGCCGCGTACCGGCGGCTGGCGGCCGAACTCGCCCGCGTCTCGCGCGCCGTGAGCCTGAGTCCCGGCGAGGTCCTGGTCGTGGACAACGACCTCGTCGTTCATGGCCGCGTCCCCTTCGCGCCCCGCTACGACGGCACCGACCGCTGGCTCAAGCGTGCCTCCGTCCGTGTTCCCGCGCGCCGGACACGCCCCCTGACCGAAGAGCACGAGCACGGCTACGGTCAGGCCGCCGTCGAAGCCCATGCCGCCTGA
- a CDS encoding PP2C family protein-serine/threonine phosphatase — protein sequence MGREPVRRAKLDHAALFAATPSACLVLNPDLVIVDVNQAYLQATGRTRDDLLGQYVFDAFPDNPADPDAEGVQNLHPSLNRVLASGEPDTMAVQRYDIPIADQPGVFEERWWSTINTPVAGPDGTVAWIIHRVEDVTAFVHSRRARQMPGGRLSEREEAMEAELYVRARALQHLNEELRRAHARERQVALTLQESMLHSPDLARHRDIAVRYLPAIGSLNICGDWYDIVDLPGKAFAVAVGDVVGHGLEAAAVMGMLRSALSAAARSVEGPAQALKVLGLYARSVDKALATTVVQVLIDTGRREVSYSSAGHPPPVLLHADGTHTLLDQATDPPLGAHLEHEPGPQARLPYTPGDSLVLYTDGLIERRDEDIDASLTRLTDALSRYTRFSPERLADALLTRLGVSAGARDDIALVIVRL from the coding sequence ATGGGCAGGGAACCCGTGAGGAGAGCGAAGCTCGATCATGCGGCGCTGTTCGCCGCCACGCCGAGCGCGTGCCTGGTCCTGAACCCGGACCTGGTGATCGTCGACGTCAACCAGGCGTACCTCCAGGCCACCGGGCGGACCCGGGACGATCTGCTCGGGCAGTACGTCTTCGACGCCTTCCCCGACAACCCCGCCGACCCCGATGCCGAAGGGGTGCAGAACCTGCACCCCTCACTGAACCGGGTGCTGGCCTCCGGCGAACCGGACACGATGGCGGTCCAGCGGTACGACATCCCCATTGCCGACCAGCCGGGCGTGTTCGAGGAGCGCTGGTGGTCCACCATCAACACCCCCGTCGCCGGGCCGGACGGCACCGTGGCGTGGATCATCCACCGGGTGGAGGACGTGACGGCGTTCGTGCACTCCCGCCGGGCCCGTCAGATGCCCGGCGGCCGGCTGAGCGAGCGCGAGGAGGCGATGGAGGCCGAGCTGTACGTCCGCGCGCGGGCGCTGCAGCATCTGAACGAGGAGTTGCGCCGGGCCCACGCCCGCGAACGCCAGGTCGCGCTCACCCTCCAGGAGTCCATGCTGCACTCCCCCGACCTCGCCCGGCACCGGGACATCGCGGTGCGCTACCTCCCCGCCATCGGCTCCCTGAACATCTGCGGCGACTGGTACGACATCGTCGACCTCCCCGGGAAGGCGTTCGCCGTCGCGGTCGGCGATGTCGTCGGCCACGGGCTGGAGGCCGCCGCCGTCATGGGGATGCTCCGCAGCGCCCTCAGCGCCGCCGCCCGCTCGGTCGAGGGCCCCGCCCAGGCGCTGAAGGTGCTGGGCCTGTACGCCCGCTCCGTCGACAAGGCCCTGGCCACCACCGTCGTGCAGGTACTGATCGACACCGGCCGTCGTGAGGTGTCCTACAGCAGCGCCGGCCACCCGCCCCCCGTCCTGCTGCACGCCGACGGCACCCATACGCTCCTCGACCAGGCCACCGACCCGCCCCTGGGCGCCCACCTCGAACACGAACCCGGCCCCCAGGCCCGCCTTCCGTACACCCCCGGCGACTCCCTCGTCCTCTACACCGACGGACTCATCGAACGCCGCGACGAGGACATCGACGCCAGCCTCACCCGCCTCACCGACGCCCTCTCCCGCTACACCCGGTTCAGCCCGGAACGCCTCGCCGACGCGCTGCTGACCCGCCTCGGCGTCAGCGCCGGCGCCCGCGACGACATCGCCCTTGTCATCGTCCGGCTGTGA
- a CDS encoding ABC transporter substrate-binding protein, translated as MDWSRRQVLWAGGGMGAAALLTACGGGDRARSSGSGGKPRKGGTLRIGALGRSSAITRDPHGTQGNESDYLVIALVHDTLTAPGLKDNTVGRLASSWKPSKDLTTWRFTVAKGATFHDGTPVTADDVVWSLRRLRNTPAGAARLPGIKADHITAEGKDTVVLVSDFANAELPLLTRLSTFVLKKNTPDKDIAEAPGTGPFRLDWYRGGNARLLRNAHWHGGPVHLDAIEVTMFESPQAMANALMSGQIDVASNAGAVAARTAAARKDIQVVRRPNDMAMPLVMRTSGGPFADPGVRAAMKLIVDRKAMVRQVLSGYGTVANDILGTGDPDYATSIPQRHRDLARARKLLKDAGFDFSRTYELVTTEDVPGLAESATLFASQAREAGIKVKVVKQESGTFYQKTWLKGDFYTNYWGTNDSVVFFASKTMTTGSGQNEADWSDEAFDAAYHKVLATPGPKARTAALHDLQQIEYDRSGYLLWGMADGIDLAAPAVHGLPQLPGYGRVQLENVWLAR; from the coding sequence ATGGACTGGAGCAGGCGTCAGGTGTTGTGGGCCGGCGGGGGGATGGGCGCGGCCGCGCTGCTCACCGCCTGCGGCGGAGGCGACCGTGCCCGGTCCTCCGGCTCCGGCGGCAAGCCGAGAAAGGGCGGCACCCTGCGCATCGGCGCGCTCGGCCGCTCCTCGGCGATCACCCGCGACCCGCACGGCACCCAGGGCAACGAGAGCGACTACCTCGTCATCGCCCTCGTCCACGACACCCTCACCGCGCCGGGCCTCAAGGACAACACCGTCGGCCGCCTCGCCTCCTCCTGGAAGCCGTCGAAGGACCTCACCACCTGGCGGTTCACCGTCGCCAAGGGCGCGACCTTCCACGACGGGACCCCGGTCACCGCCGACGACGTGGTGTGGTCGCTGCGCCGGCTGCGCAACACCCCCGCGGGCGCCGCGCGGCTGCCCGGAATCAAGGCGGACCACATCACGGCCGAGGGCAAGGACACCGTCGTCCTCGTCTCCGACTTCGCCAACGCCGAACTCCCCCTGCTCACCCGCCTGTCGACGTTCGTCCTCAAGAAGAACACCCCCGACAAGGACATCGCCGAGGCGCCCGGCACCGGCCCCTTCAGGCTCGACTGGTACCGCGGCGGCAACGCCCGGCTGCTGCGCAACGCCCACTGGCACGGCGGCCCGGTCCACCTCGACGCCATCGAGGTGACCATGTTCGAAAGCCCTCAGGCGATGGCGAACGCCCTGATGTCCGGCCAGATCGACGTGGCCTCCAACGCCGGTGCCGTCGCCGCCCGCACCGCGGCCGCCCGCAAGGACATCCAGGTCGTCCGGCGCCCCAACGACATGGCGATGCCCCTCGTCATGCGCACCTCCGGCGGCCCCTTCGCCGACCCCGGGGTCCGTGCCGCGATGAAGCTGATCGTGGACCGCAAGGCGATGGTCCGACAGGTCCTGTCCGGGTACGGCACCGTCGCCAACGACATCCTGGGCACCGGCGACCCCGACTACGCCACGAGCATCCCGCAGCGCCACCGCGACCTGGCCCGGGCCCGGAAACTGCTGAAGGACGCCGGGTTCGACTTCTCCAGGACGTACGAACTGGTCACCACCGAGGACGTCCCCGGGCTCGCGGAGTCCGCGACGCTGTTCGCCTCCCAGGCCCGCGAAGCCGGCATCAAGGTCAAAGTGGTCAAGCAGGAGTCCGGCACCTTCTACCAGAAGACCTGGCTCAAGGGCGACTTCTACACCAACTACTGGGGCACCAACGACTCCGTGGTCTTCTTCGCCTCCAAGACCATGACCACCGGATCCGGCCAGAACGAAGCCGACTGGTCCGACGAGGCCTTCGACGCCGCCTACCACAAGGTCCTCGCCACCCCTGGCCCCAAGGCCCGCACCGCCGCCCTGCACGACCTCCAGCAGATCGAGTACGACAGGTCCGGCTACCTGCTGTGGGGCATGGCCGACGGCATCGACCTCGCCGCCCCCGCGGTCCACGGCCTTCCCCAACTCCCCGGCTACGGACGCGTCCAGCTCGAAAACGTGTGGCTGGCGCGGTGA
- a CDS encoding cysteine synthase family protein translates to MNEALARPAVVSRLSDLIGRTPLLELCRTETGSRLLLKLEMYNPTGTAKIRMARAMVDAAERRGELRPGGRIIESTSGNTGLGLAVIAAERGYTFTAVVDHHAAPDKLRGMRALGTELVYVVDDGTEELATAAREELAEDMARGQDNTVFTEQHNNPANGAGYFPVAHELHQALDGRIDVLIGAVGTGGALCGTTRELRTLVPGCITVGVEPKGSIAFGGPAHDYYQSGTGTPEGAEIGALVDFGLIDVGVKVGDIEAFATARAVARTGLLIGGSAGGVVHEALARLPALPPGSTMVALVNDGGEKYLDTVFDDDWMQARNLIDLDLEREIDETLTKLRRI, encoded by the coding sequence ATGAACGAGGCCCTCGCGCGCCCCGCCGTGGTCTCCCGCCTCTCCGACCTCATCGGCCGCACCCCGCTCTTGGAGCTGTGCCGCACCGAGACCGGCAGCCGTCTCCTGCTCAAGCTGGAGATGTACAACCCCACCGGCACCGCCAAGATCCGCATGGCACGCGCCATGGTCGATGCCGCGGAGCGGCGCGGCGAACTGCGGCCCGGCGGCCGCATCATCGAGTCAACCTCCGGCAACACCGGACTGGGCCTGGCGGTCATCGCCGCGGAACGCGGCTACACCTTCACCGCCGTCGTCGACCACCACGCCGCCCCCGACAAGCTCCGCGGCATGCGGGCGCTGGGCACCGAACTCGTCTACGTCGTCGATGACGGCACCGAGGAGCTCGCCACCGCCGCCCGCGAGGAGTTGGCCGAGGACATGGCGCGCGGCCAGGACAACACCGTCTTCACCGAGCAGCACAACAACCCCGCCAACGGCGCCGGCTACTTCCCCGTGGCCCACGAGCTCCATCAGGCCCTGGACGGGAGGATCGATGTCCTGATCGGCGCGGTGGGCACCGGCGGCGCGCTGTGCGGCACCACCCGCGAACTGCGCACGCTGGTGCCCGGCTGCATCACGGTCGGCGTCGAGCCCAAGGGCTCGATCGCGTTCGGCGGCCCGGCCCACGACTACTACCAGTCCGGGACCGGTACGCCCGAAGGTGCCGAGATCGGCGCGCTCGTCGACTTCGGCCTGATCGACGTAGGCGTCAAGGTCGGCGACATCGAAGCCTTCGCCACCGCACGCGCCGTCGCCCGCACCGGCCTGCTCATCGGCGGCTCGGCCGGCGGCGTGGTCCACGAGGCCCTGGCCCGCCTGCCCGCCCTCCCCCCGGGCAGCACCATGGTGGCGCTGGTCAACGACGGCGGGGAGAAATACCTCGACACCGTCTTCGACGACGACTGGATGCAGGCCCGAAACCTCATCGATCTCGACCTGGAACGCGAGATCGACGAGACCCTCACCAAACTCCGCAGGATCTGA
- a CDS encoding ABC transporter permease gives MTGTTTRPAEAAVRPVAASATRRAGLLALRGAAVLGKRLLMLLVLLAVVFAAIELLPGDAASATSERGEGAAGLAARRHLLGLDRPVWERFADWITALPTGGLGTSARGERVTDLLAAPLPNTVLLGGTAFVLTVLAALAVGLGASARPRGIVDRVVDLTSTAGFALPEFVVSIGLLLVLSLWTGWLPAATVTGADGAPATWSMLVMPVLALTVPQTGWNTRIVRAALADQAATPHVEAARLDGLSTGRILLRHALPGAWPAIATGIATSTGMLLGGTVVVETLFNYPGIGTVLAGAVADRDTPVIAAVVACAAALITVVLLLADLVRARTLGARS, from the coding sequence GTGACCGGCACCACCACCCGCCCGGCCGAGGCCGCCGTACGGCCCGTGGCGGCCTCGGCCACGCGCCGCGCCGGCCTCCTGGCCCTGCGGGGCGCCGCCGTACTCGGCAAACGCCTCCTGATGCTGCTGGTGCTGCTCGCCGTGGTGTTCGCCGCGATCGAGCTGCTGCCCGGCGACGCGGCCTCGGCCACCTCCGAACGCGGCGAGGGCGCCGCCGGCCTCGCCGCCCGCCGGCATCTGCTCGGCCTGGACCGGCCGGTGTGGGAGCGCTTCGCGGACTGGATCACCGCCCTGCCCACCGGCGGTCTGGGCACCTCCGCCCGCGGCGAGCGGGTCACCGATCTGCTCGCCGCGCCCCTGCCCAACACCGTCCTGCTGGGCGGCACCGCGTTCGTCCTGACCGTCCTCGCGGCGCTCGCCGTGGGCCTTGGCGCCTCCGCCCGCCCCAGGGGAATCGTGGACCGCGTCGTGGACCTCACCTCCACCGCCGGCTTCGCACTGCCCGAATTCGTGGTCTCCATCGGCCTGTTGCTGGTGCTGTCCCTGTGGACCGGCTGGCTGCCCGCCGCCACGGTCACCGGCGCCGACGGAGCTCCCGCCACCTGGTCCATGCTGGTGATGCCGGTGCTGGCCCTGACCGTCCCGCAGACCGGCTGGAACACCCGTATCGTCCGCGCCGCGCTCGCCGACCAGGCCGCGACCCCGCATGTGGAGGCCGCCCGCCTCGACGGGCTGTCCACCGGCCGCATCCTGCTGCGCCACGCCCTGCCGGGTGCCTGGCCGGCCATCGCCACCGGTATCGCCACCTCCACGGGCATGCTGCTCGGCGGCACCGTCGTCGTGGAAACCCTCTTCAACTACCCGGGCATCGGCACGGTGCTGGCCGGCGCCGTCGCCGACCGCGACACTCCCGTCATCGCCGCCGTCGTCGCCTGCGCGGCCGCCCTGATCACCGTCGTCCTCCTCCTGGCCGACCTCGTCCGCGCCCGCACCCTGGGAGCCCGCTCATGA